A region from the Hirundo rustica isolate bHirRus1 chromosome 20, bHirRus1.pri.v3, whole genome shotgun sequence genome encodes:
- the GOLGA1 gene encoding golgin subfamily A member 1 isoform X2, whose product MLQMQLQETREQSLNLFQKRDEIDELEGFQQQEIAKVKHMLLKKEESLSRAEQELEARARELTQAKVELQEARSESSGLRKDLQHLQQQIVELEARRDELMTAETNAENKITALELREQELQTVIQQLSVDLQNARVAGSGCEKRLEMLQVEHESLKMEYEQQKQKMTFEFAERDKLTEQLQEKVSSLENKLERNLSGDEHMQELLKEKAALEQRLEESRQQALTDRTQHSEAVNRLETQNKELEEKLQIATETLKESKEAAADQNLKIQKLQTDLEDERNQLQQQILSEKHQYDEKVTGLESQIAALEKAWELDKTAAQHRISQLENENENLKGSKEGYESSLKQQESELNRLKSEMSSRETVSVEIAKALEETRKQREELQQQVSHLNALIKEKEQVIDEKCDLLLKQKEELNQLSQDHEAALLQVHQLQLDIEASQSQAVEKEETVRREMDELKLQVQECLLAKEHEKNVLELDESTRALDNEHFPSPENSVVEQNGEVAPADVIQLQKDNRELEQQIAEKNKMIKQLQQRMAELKKTLQKELKIRPDSEVLELRANSEVPNASVTVTNNSDLNDSREINFEYLKHVVLKFMSCRESEAFHLIKAVSVLLNFSQEEENMLKETLEYKMSWFGSKPSPKGSIRPSISSPRTLWP is encoded by the exons atgcttcaaatgCAGTTACAAGAAACGAGGGAGCAGAGTTTGAACCTTTTCCAAAAACGAGATGAAATCGATGAACTGGAGGgctttcagcagcaggaaattgcCAAAGTTAAACACATG cttttgaaaaaggaagaatctctgagcagagcagagcaggagctcgAGGCGCGTGCTCGGGAGCTGACCCAGGCCAaagtggagctgcaggaggcgAGGAGCGAGTCCTCGGGCCTCAGGAAGGAtctccagcacctgcagcagcagatcGTGGAGCTGGAGGCTCGGAG aGATGAACTAATGACAGCTGagacaaatgcagaaaataagaTCACTGCTCTGGAGTTAAGAGAACAGGAGCTACAAACTGTCATTCAGCAGCTTTCTGTAGACTTGCAAAAT GCTCGAGTGGCTGGTTCTGGTTGTGAGAAGAGACTGGAAATGTTACAAGTGGAGCATGAATCTCTGAAGATGGAATATGAGCAACAGAAGCAAAAG ATGACTTTTGAATTTGCTGAGAGAGATAAACTTACtgaacagctgcaggaaaaagtGTCTTCCCTGGAAAACAAGCTAGAAAGAAATCTCTCAGGAGATGAACATATGCAGGAGCTGCTCAAAGAG AAAGCTGCTCTTgagcagaggctggaggagagcaggcagcaggcacTGACAgacaggacacagcacagcGAGGCCGTGAACCGCTTGGAAACACAG AATAAAGAACTGGAAGAGAAACTACAGATTGCAACAGAAACATTGAAAGAGAGcaaagaagcagctgctgaCCAGAATCTGAAGATCCAGAAGCTG CAAACTGATCTAGAGGATGAAAGAAATCAACTGCAGCAACAGATTTTAAGTGAGAAACATCAGTATGATGAGAAAGTTACTGGGCTGGAGTCTCAGATTGCTGCTCTTGAAAAAGCTTGGGAGTTGGATaaaacagcagctcagcacaggaTT AGCCaattggaaaatgaaaatgaaaacctcAAGGGAAGCAAAGAAGGGTATGAAAGTTCTTTAAAACAACAAGAGTCTGAACTGAACAGATTAAAG AGTGAGATGAGCAGCAGAGAAACTGTCAGTGTGGAAATTGCCAAAGCATTGGAAGAAACACGGAAACAGAGAGAGGAATTACAACAGCAG gTTTCACATCTGAATGCCCTaataaaggagaaagaacagGTGATTGATGAAAAATGTGATCTGCTGCtaaaacagaaggaagaacTGAACCAACTCAGTCAAG ACCATGAAGCTGCCTTGCTGCAGGTGCATCAGTTACAGCTGGACATAGAAGCAAGTCAGAGCCAAGCAGTGGAGAAAGAGGAAACAGTAAGAAGAGAAATGGATGAGCTGAAGCTGCAGGTACAGGAGTGCCTGTTGGCCAAAGAGCATGAGAAAAAT GTTTTGGAACTGGATGAGTCGACGAGGGCCTTGGACAATGAgcatttcccttctccagaaAACTCCGTGGTGGAACAGAACGGAGAGGTGGCACCTGCAGATGTCATTCAACTTCAGAAGGATAACAGAGAGCTGGAACAGCAAATTGCTGAGAAAAACAAG ATGATAAAGCAGCTTCAGCAAAGAATGGCAGAACTCAAGAAAACTCTCCAGAAAGAGCTG aaaataagGCCTGACAGTGAGGTACTTGAGCTACGTGCAAATTCTGAAGTGCCTAATGCTTCTGTGACTGTCACCAACAACTCTGACTTGAATGACTCGAGGGAGATAAACTTCGAGTACCTTAAACATGTGGTACTAAAGTTCATGTCCTGCAGGGAGTCTGAG GCATTCCATCTCATTAAAGCTGTGTCTGTGTTACTGAATTTTtcacaagaggaagaaaacatgcTCAAAGAAACTCTGGAGTACAAG ATGTCCTGGTTTGGGTCAAAGCCATCTCCCAAAGGCAGCATCCGGCCGTCTATCTCGAGCCCAAGGACTCTGTGGCCTTAA
- the SCAI gene encoding protein SCAI isoform X2, with protein sequence MSSGGAEDDIPQAERKTVTDFCYLLDKSKQLFNGLRDLPQYGQKQWQSYFGRTFDVYTKLWKFQQQHRQVLDNRYGLKRWQIGEIASKIGQLYYHYYLRTSETSYLNEAFSFYSAIRQRSYYSQVNKEDRPELVVKKLRYYARFIVVCLLLNKMDVVKDLVKELSDEIEDYTHRFNTEDQVEWNLVLQEVAAFIEADPVMVLNDDNTIVITSNRLSETGAPLLEQGMIVGQLALADALIIGNCNNQVKFSELTIDMFRMLQALEREPMNLASQMNKPGMQESTEKPARRENPHKYLLYKPTFSQLYTFLAASFKELPANSVLLIYLSATGVFPSGRSDSEGPYDFGGVLTNSNRDIINGDAIHKRNQSYKEMHCLHPGDLYPFTRKPLFIIVDSSNSVAYKNFTNLFGQPLVCLLSPTAYPKALQDQSQRGSLFTLFLNNPLMAFLFVSGLSSMRRGLWEKCQDYLRKINRDIAQLLTHSRSIDQSFLQFFGDEFLRLLLTRFIFCSATMRMHKIFRQETRNYPESYPQLPRDETVENPHLQKHILELASILDVRNVFLENTLDDY encoded by the exons GGATTTACCTCAGTATGGGCAGAAGCAGTGGCAATCCTATTTTGGGCGAACATTTGATGTTTACACCAAACTCTGGAAGTTCCAACAGCAGCACCG ACAAGTATTGGACAATCGGTATGGGTTGAAGAGGTGGCAAATTGGGGAAATTGCTTCCAAGATTGGGCAGCTCTATTACCATTATTA CCTGCGCACCTCTGAAACCAGCTATCTCAACGAGGCTTTCTCCTTCTACTCAGCAATTAGGCAGAGGTCGTACTACTCCCAAGTCAACAAAGAAGACAG GCCCGAATTAGTGGTTAAGAAGCTGCGTTACTATGCAAGGTTTATAGTGGTTTGTCTCCTGCTCAACAAGATGGATGTTGTAAAGGATCTTGTAAAG GAGCTGTCAGATGAAATTGAAGACTACACGCATCGTTTCAATACTGAAGATCAGGTGGAGTGGAACCTGGTTCTTCAGGAAGTGGCAGCATTTATTGAG GCAGACCCTGTCATGGTTTTAAATGATGACAACACCATTGTAATCACCTCTAACAGGCTTTCTGAGACGGGAGCTCCGttgctggagcaggggatgaTAGTGGGACAGCTTGCTCTTGCAGATGCACTCATTATTGGGAACTGCAACAACCAG GTCAAGTTCAGTGAGTTAACAATTGACATGTTCCGAATGCTACAAGCCCTGGAGAGGGAACCCATGAACTTGGCATCACAAATGAACAAACCTGGAATGCAG gaGTCAACAGAGAAACCAGCCAGGCGGGAAAACCCTcataaatacctactttataAACCAACTTTTAGCCAGCTATATACATTTTTAGCAGCATCATTTAAG gagctgcctgccAACAGTGTGCTGCTGATTTACCTGTCTGCTACGGGCGTGTTCCCATCAGGTCGTTCGGATAGTGAAG GTCCGTACGATTTTGGGGGTGTGCTGACCAACAGTAACCGGGACATCATCAATGGGGACGCCATCCACAAGCGCAACCAGTCCTACAAGGAGATGCACTG CCTTCACCCTGGAGATCTCTACCCTTTCACCAGAAAGCCCCTGTTCATCATCGTGGATTCTTCCAACAGCGTCGCCTACAAG AATTTCACAAACTTATTTGGACAACCATTGGTGTGCTTGCTTTCTCCAACAGCATATCCAAAAGCATTACAAG aTCAGTCTCAGCGGGGTAGCCTCTTCACACTCTTTCTGAACAATCCGTTAATGGCATTCCTGTTTGTCTCTGGATTATCAAGCATGCGCCGAGGATTGTGGGAGAAGTGTCAGGATTACCTCAGAAAAATCAACCGGGACATTGCCCAGCTGCTGACCCACTCCCGCTCCATAG ATCAGtcctttcttcagttttttgGGGATGAATTCCTTCGCTTGCTTCTCACAAGATTTATCTTCTGTTCGGCTACTATGAGGATGCACAAAATCTTCCGG CAGGAGACTCGAAATTATCCCGAATCTTATCCTCAGCTGCCAAGAGATGAAACGGTGGAGAACCCTCACCTCCAAAAGCACATTTTGGAGCTGGCTTCCATACTGGATGTTAGGaatgttttcctggaaaacacGCTTGATGACTATTAA
- the ARPC5L gene encoding actin-related protein 2/3 complex subunit 5-like protein, protein MARSTLSSRFRRLDIDQYDENRFVEEPEEAAAAEPDASPEVEALLRQGEALRAFHTAIRSSPGNTRNPAMKEQAQGTMLKVLTSFKSSEIEQAVNSLDRNGVDLLMKYIYKGFEKPTENSSAILLQWHEKALAVGGLGSIVRVLTARKTL, encoded by the exons aTGGCGCGGAGCACGCTCTCGTCCCGCTTCCGCCGCCTCGACATCGACCAGTACGACGAGAACCGCTTCGTGGAGGAGCccgaggaggcggcggcggcagaGCCCGATGCCAGCCCCGAGGTGGAAGCGCTGCTCAGGCA AGGAGAGGCGCTCCGGGCCTTCCACACCGCCATCCGCAGCTCCCCGGGAAACACCAGGAACCCGGCCATGAAG GAGCAGGCCCAGGGAACGATGCTTAAAGTCCTCACAtcttttaaaagcagtgaaatAGAACAAGCGGTGAATTCCTTAGACAGAAATGGTGTTGATTTGTTAATGAAGTACATTTATAAAGGATTTGAAAAGccaacagaaaacagcagtgcaATATTACTTCAGTGGCATGAAAAG GCACTGGCAGTAGGAGGCCTGGGCTCCATAGTCAGAGTTCTCACTGCGAGAAAGACTCTGTAA
- the GOLGA1 gene encoding golgin subfamily A member 1 isoform X1 translates to MFAKLKKKIAEEAAVAPRPGGTARIPRSVSKESITSVGADSGDDFASDGSSSREDLSSQLLRRNEQIRKLEVKLSDYADQIRNLQKMKEKLENALEKHQDSSMRKFQEQNEAHQASRAKMAEGMALALEKKDKEWMEKLGQIEKEKKMLQMQLQETREQSLNLFQKRDEIDELEGFQQQEIAKVKHMLLKKEESLSRAEQELEARARELTQAKVELQEARSESSGLRKDLQHLQQQIVELEARRDELMTAETNAENKITALELREQELQTVIQQLSVDLQNARVAGSGCEKRLEMLQVEHESLKMEYEQQKQKMTFEFAERDKLTEQLQEKVSSLENKLERNLSGDEHMQELLKEKAALEQRLEESRQQALTDRTQHSEAVNRLETQNKELEEKLQIATETLKESKEAAADQNLKIQKLQTDLEDERNQLQQQILSEKHQYDEKVTGLESQIAALEKAWELDKTAAQHRISQLENENENLKGSKEGYESSLKQQESELNRLKSEMSSRETVSVEIAKALEETRKQREELQQQVSHLNALIKEKEQVIDEKCDLLLKQKEELNQLSQDHEAALLQVHQLQLDIEASQSQAVEKEETVRREMDELKLQVQECLLAKEHEKNVLELDESTRALDNEHFPSPENSVVEQNGEVAPADVIQLQKDNRELEQQIAEKNKMIKQLQQRMAELKKTLQKELKIRPDSEVLELRANSEVPNASVTVTNNSDLNDSREINFEYLKHVVLKFMSCRESEAFHLIKAVSVLLNFSQEEENMLKETLEYKMSWFGSKPSPKGSIRPSISSPRTLWP, encoded by the exons ATGTTTGCCAAATTGAAGAAGAAGATCGCAGAGGAGGCAGCGGTTGCTCCCAGGCCCGGAGGAACCGCCCGTATTCCCAGGTCTGTCAGCAAGGAATCGATCACGTCCGTGGGAGCAGACTCGGGAGACGACTTT GCTTCTGATGGAAGCAGTTCCAGAGAGGATCTTTCATCCCAGTTGCTCAGAAGAAATGAACAAATAAGAAAACTGGAGGTGAAGCTGTCTG ATTATGCTGATCAGATCCGAAATCTGCAGAAGATGAAAGAGAAGCTTGAAAATGCATTAGAAAAGCATCAGGATT CCTCCATGAGGAAGTTTCAGGAGCAGAATGAAGCTCATCAGGCCAGTCGAGCCAAGATGGCTGAAGGAATGGCTTTGGCcttggaaaaaaaggacaag GAGTGGATGGAAAAGCTTGGTCAAATTGAAAAG gaaaaaaaaatgcttcaaatgCAGTTACAAGAAACGAGGGAGCAGAGTTTGAACCTTTTCCAAAAACGAGATGAAATCGATGAACTGGAGGgctttcagcagcaggaaattgcCAAAGTTAAACACATG cttttgaaaaaggaagaatctctgagcagagcagagcaggagctcgAGGCGCGTGCTCGGGAGCTGACCCAGGCCAaagtggagctgcaggaggcgAGGAGCGAGTCCTCGGGCCTCAGGAAGGAtctccagcacctgcagcagcagatcGTGGAGCTGGAGGCTCGGAG aGATGAACTAATGACAGCTGagacaaatgcagaaaataagaTCACTGCTCTGGAGTTAAGAGAACAGGAGCTACAAACTGTCATTCAGCAGCTTTCTGTAGACTTGCAAAAT GCTCGAGTGGCTGGTTCTGGTTGTGAGAAGAGACTGGAAATGTTACAAGTGGAGCATGAATCTCTGAAGATGGAATATGAGCAACAGAAGCAAAAG ATGACTTTTGAATTTGCTGAGAGAGATAAACTTACtgaacagctgcaggaaaaagtGTCTTCCCTGGAAAACAAGCTAGAAAGAAATCTCTCAGGAGATGAACATATGCAGGAGCTGCTCAAAGAG AAAGCTGCTCTTgagcagaggctggaggagagcaggcagcaggcacTGACAgacaggacacagcacagcGAGGCCGTGAACCGCTTGGAAACACAG AATAAAGAACTGGAAGAGAAACTACAGATTGCAACAGAAACATTGAAAGAGAGcaaagaagcagctgctgaCCAGAATCTGAAGATCCAGAAGCTG CAAACTGATCTAGAGGATGAAAGAAATCAACTGCAGCAACAGATTTTAAGTGAGAAACATCAGTATGATGAGAAAGTTACTGGGCTGGAGTCTCAGATTGCTGCTCTTGAAAAAGCTTGGGAGTTGGATaaaacagcagctcagcacaggaTT AGCCaattggaaaatgaaaatgaaaacctcAAGGGAAGCAAAGAAGGGTATGAAAGTTCTTTAAAACAACAAGAGTCTGAACTGAACAGATTAAAG AGTGAGATGAGCAGCAGAGAAACTGTCAGTGTGGAAATTGCCAAAGCATTGGAAGAAACACGGAAACAGAGAGAGGAATTACAACAGCAG gTTTCACATCTGAATGCCCTaataaaggagaaagaacagGTGATTGATGAAAAATGTGATCTGCTGCtaaaacagaaggaagaacTGAACCAACTCAGTCAAG ACCATGAAGCTGCCTTGCTGCAGGTGCATCAGTTACAGCTGGACATAGAAGCAAGTCAGAGCCAAGCAGTGGAGAAAGAGGAAACAGTAAGAAGAGAAATGGATGAGCTGAAGCTGCAGGTACAGGAGTGCCTGTTGGCCAAAGAGCATGAGAAAAAT GTTTTGGAACTGGATGAGTCGACGAGGGCCTTGGACAATGAgcatttcccttctccagaaAACTCCGTGGTGGAACAGAACGGAGAGGTGGCACCTGCAGATGTCATTCAACTTCAGAAGGATAACAGAGAGCTGGAACAGCAAATTGCTGAGAAAAACAAG ATGATAAAGCAGCTTCAGCAAAGAATGGCAGAACTCAAGAAAACTCTCCAGAAAGAGCTG aaaataagGCCTGACAGTGAGGTACTTGAGCTACGTGCAAATTCTGAAGTGCCTAATGCTTCTGTGACTGTCACCAACAACTCTGACTTGAATGACTCGAGGGAGATAAACTTCGAGTACCTTAAACATGTGGTACTAAAGTTCATGTCCTGCAGGGAGTCTGAG GCATTCCATCTCATTAAAGCTGTGTCTGTGTTACTGAATTTTtcacaagaggaagaaaacatgcTCAAAGAAACTCTGGAGTACAAG ATGTCCTGGTTTGGGTCAAAGCCATCTCCCAAAGGCAGCATCCGGCCGTCTATCTCGAGCCCAAGGACTCTGTGGCCTTAA
- the SCAI gene encoding protein SCAI isoform X1, producing MTELALKEIMSSGGAEDDIPQAERKTVTDFCYLLDKSKQLFNGLRDLPQYGQKQWQSYFGRTFDVYTKLWKFQQQHRQVLDNRYGLKRWQIGEIASKIGQLYYHYYLRTSETSYLNEAFSFYSAIRQRSYYSQVNKEDRPELVVKKLRYYARFIVVCLLLNKMDVVKDLVKELSDEIEDYTHRFNTEDQVEWNLVLQEVAAFIEADPVMVLNDDNTIVITSNRLSETGAPLLEQGMIVGQLALADALIIGNCNNQVKFSELTIDMFRMLQALEREPMNLASQMNKPGMQESTEKPARRENPHKYLLYKPTFSQLYTFLAASFKELPANSVLLIYLSATGVFPSGRSDSEGPYDFGGVLTNSNRDIINGDAIHKRNQSYKEMHCLHPGDLYPFTRKPLFIIVDSSNSVAYKNFTNLFGQPLVCLLSPTAYPKALQDQSQRGSLFTLFLNNPLMAFLFVSGLSSMRRGLWEKCQDYLRKINRDIAQLLTHSRSIDQSFLQFFGDEFLRLLLTRFIFCSATMRMHKIFRQETRNYPESYPQLPRDETVENPHLQKHILELASILDVRNVFLENTLDDY from the exons GGATTTACCTCAGTATGGGCAGAAGCAGTGGCAATCCTATTTTGGGCGAACATTTGATGTTTACACCAAACTCTGGAAGTTCCAACAGCAGCACCG ACAAGTATTGGACAATCGGTATGGGTTGAAGAGGTGGCAAATTGGGGAAATTGCTTCCAAGATTGGGCAGCTCTATTACCATTATTA CCTGCGCACCTCTGAAACCAGCTATCTCAACGAGGCTTTCTCCTTCTACTCAGCAATTAGGCAGAGGTCGTACTACTCCCAAGTCAACAAAGAAGACAG GCCCGAATTAGTGGTTAAGAAGCTGCGTTACTATGCAAGGTTTATAGTGGTTTGTCTCCTGCTCAACAAGATGGATGTTGTAAAGGATCTTGTAAAG GAGCTGTCAGATGAAATTGAAGACTACACGCATCGTTTCAATACTGAAGATCAGGTGGAGTGGAACCTGGTTCTTCAGGAAGTGGCAGCATTTATTGAG GCAGACCCTGTCATGGTTTTAAATGATGACAACACCATTGTAATCACCTCTAACAGGCTTTCTGAGACGGGAGCTCCGttgctggagcaggggatgaTAGTGGGACAGCTTGCTCTTGCAGATGCACTCATTATTGGGAACTGCAACAACCAG GTCAAGTTCAGTGAGTTAACAATTGACATGTTCCGAATGCTACAAGCCCTGGAGAGGGAACCCATGAACTTGGCATCACAAATGAACAAACCTGGAATGCAG gaGTCAACAGAGAAACCAGCCAGGCGGGAAAACCCTcataaatacctactttataAACCAACTTTTAGCCAGCTATATACATTTTTAGCAGCATCATTTAAG gagctgcctgccAACAGTGTGCTGCTGATTTACCTGTCTGCTACGGGCGTGTTCCCATCAGGTCGTTCGGATAGTGAAG GTCCGTACGATTTTGGGGGTGTGCTGACCAACAGTAACCGGGACATCATCAATGGGGACGCCATCCACAAGCGCAACCAGTCCTACAAGGAGATGCACTG CCTTCACCCTGGAGATCTCTACCCTTTCACCAGAAAGCCCCTGTTCATCATCGTGGATTCTTCCAACAGCGTCGCCTACAAG AATTTCACAAACTTATTTGGACAACCATTGGTGTGCTTGCTTTCTCCAACAGCATATCCAAAAGCATTACAAG aTCAGTCTCAGCGGGGTAGCCTCTTCACACTCTTTCTGAACAATCCGTTAATGGCATTCCTGTTTGTCTCTGGATTATCAAGCATGCGCCGAGGATTGTGGGAGAAGTGTCAGGATTACCTCAGAAAAATCAACCGGGACATTGCCCAGCTGCTGACCCACTCCCGCTCCATAG ATCAGtcctttcttcagttttttgGGGATGAATTCCTTCGCTTGCTTCTCACAAGATTTATCTTCTGTTCGGCTACTATGAGGATGCACAAAATCTTCCGG CAGGAGACTCGAAATTATCCCGAATCTTATCCTCAGCTGCCAAGAGATGAAACGGTGGAGAACCCTCACCTCCAAAAGCACATTTTGGAGCTGGCTTCCATACTGGATGTTAGGaatgttttcctggaaaacacGCTTGATGACTATTAA